ctctctctgtctgcaggcgatgagtcacaataacgtgactaaagtatgttgaccagaccacacactagaaggtgaagggacgacgacgtttcggtccgtcctggaccattctcaagtcgatcagtgtgtgatcttctagtgtgtggtctggtcaacatactttctctctgtctctctctctccctctctattcttccccccatccctccctcttcctcacccccaTCCTCACATAACCCATACCCATGTaagcagaaacacacacacacatgccaaccATCTCTCCTTACTCCCTTCACCAacgacacactcacactctccatCACTCATAACACCCCCTTCGCCCCATTTCTCTTTCCTCTTAACGTGTcctcttcctgtacctcttctccgGGCCATTGGTGGCCCTCGGACCACCCCGGCCCATTACACAGGTGGCCCTCGGACCACCCCGGCCCATTACACAGGTGGCCCTCGGACCACCCCGGCCCATTACACAGGTGGCCCTCGGACCACCCCGGCCCATTACACAGGTGGCCCTCGGACCACCCCGGCCCATTACACAGGTGGCCCTCGGACCACCCCGGCCCATTACACAGGTGGCCCTCGGACCACCCCGGCCCATTACACAGGTGGCCCTCGGACCACCCCGGCCCATTACACAGGTGGCCCTCGGACCACCCCGGCCCATTACACAGGTGGCCCTCGGACCACCCCGGCCCATTACACAGGTGGCCCTCGGACCACCCCGGCCCATTACACAGGTGGCCCTCGGACCACCCCGGCCCATTACACAGGTGGCCCTCGGACCACCCCGGCCCATTACACAGGTGGCCCTCGGACCACCCCGGCCCATTACACAGGTGGCCCTCGGACCACCCCGGCCCATTACACAGGTGGCCCTCGGACCACCCCGGCCCATTACACAGGTGGCCCTCGGACCACCCCGGCCCATTACACAGGTGGCCCTCGGACCACCCCGGCCCATTACACAGGTGGCCCTCGGACCACCCCGGCCCATTACACAGGTGGCCGGGGGACCATTAACAGTCTCTCACAAACACTGGACAATTTGCATGCTCTATATACATTATTTTTTCCGCCAAAAGCACTCTTATGTTATTTATCGTCAATTTCTCAAACTGTTCACTTTTCTGGAGGATGAAAGGTGAGGCCAGTTGGTCGTCCATCTTTGTCAGTGCTTTATTGGCTGTGCTGGCAACAGTAAATGTTTATGCTGTAGTAAAGCTAGACCAGAAATACAGCTAAATCATAACTCTAAATTTTATTAAGGAAAAGAAGTTGAAGAAGTTGAAATAAAGAATTGAAAGAAGGAGTTGAAAGGAGTTGAAAGaagaaataaagaaataaaagAAGTTGAATAAAGTCAGTAATTTGATATGTAATAACAACTAAAACAGTGTTTAATGCAAGATCATTAGTACAaagaatatttaaatatatatattgtttattaaCACAAAGTAATAGTAATAtagatgaataaataacaatactaTAGTCTTAGGGTGTTTGTCCGAGCGTCCGTGagcctgggatgctcttggacgcaggttcgaatcctcgtcatggccctggtggatttgttcatagtcTTAGGGTGTTTGTAAGCCGTCAGAGAGCGCCCGTGTGACTCTACACGATCTTGGAGGGTCGGCGAACCCTTACTTcaatattgttgttgttttagatttagttacacagaacgaagtgtccatgtagcacgggctatggtgagcccgtaattgagttcggttattcgcgataaccttgttactgtgatatttgtgtCAATTGCTTCAATACTAGTGGTTTATTGTATATTATTATGATTTCCCACTAACCTAAAATTGTATAATACAACAATGTTGAGAGTGTGGTGatgattatacacacacacacaacggatggcatgcattaggcagtgatgtggtggaggctgacttcatacacattttcaaatgtagatatgacagagcccagtaggctcgggaacctgtacacctgttgattgacggttgagaggcgggaccaaagagccaaaactcaacccccgcaagcacaaataggtgagtacaaatagctgagtatacacacacacacacacacacacacacacaggtcggtggctgagtggacaggacgcttgatacgtagtcatgtggaccggggtttgattcccggggccgaaagaaacaaatgggtagagtttctttcaccctgatgtcccctgttacctagcagtaaataggtacctgggagttagacagctgttacgggctgcttccttgggtgtgtgtgtgggtatgaaaaataagtagttagtaacagatgattgattgacagttgagaggcgggcctaaagagcagagcttaatccccgcaagcacaactaggtgaatacaactaggtgaatacacacacacacacagtaggaatgagcgaccacagcgtactgacaaacaaatccacaaggtgccgtgacgaggattcgaacctgcgtccgggagcatcccagacactgccttaatcgactgagctacgacagggtaaaagggttgaaaccgaagttctactgaacttagtggatcccgtagcctctttcTGTgtgtcacagtgtactgacgtttgagtatctggttgaagaagagtTAATGtactcgaggaggggaactgaaaacaaaaggttgCCATTCCGAAAGGGGAAACtatgagataagaaaattcctaacagatatagcatgggaaacagagctcagaggaaagacggcccaagacatgatggactacatcacgcagaagtgcaaggaagcagcagataagtttgtcccagtccaaaaggaaaacagagaaatgaagatgagaaacccatggtttaatcagagatgtagactagctaagcagcaaagtaaaagagcatggagaaactataggaataacagaacacttgaaagcagagaaagataccagaatgccaggaatgtatatgtcaggttgagaagagaggctgaaagacaatacgaaaatgacatagcaagcaaggcaaagactcagcctaaattgctgcacagccacatcagaaaaacaacagtaaaggaactggTAATGAATTTGAgggtaggggcagacagattcactacaaacgacaaggaagtgtgtgagcaactgaataagaaattccaggaagtcttcacattagagcaaggagacgttccagagataagagagggaatagttaaccaggaaccactataagagtttgagattacaagcggggatgtaaggaagcttttgctagagttcgatgtgacaaaggctataggcccagatggaatctccccttggatactaaaggaaggagcagaagcactgtgcctgtcaCTCTGCATAGTGAATAACAAATCACttgtaacaggggaactgccaaaattttggaagacggctaatgtagtcctgatatacaagaagggggatagacaggaggcactgaactacaggtcagtgtccctaacttgcatactatgcaagctgatggagaagattgtgcgaaaaacgctagtggaacatctgaagcGAAAGAaccttgtaacacagcatcaacatgggttcagagatggcaggtcctgcctcacagggttacttgaatactacgaccaggcaacaaaaatcaggcaagaaagagaagggtgggcagactgcatatttttggattgtcagaaagcctttgacacagtaccacagatGCAGGCTAGtgtaaaagctggagatgcaggctggagtgaaagggaaggtactccattggataagagagtacctaagtaacagaactcaccgagtcactgtgagagggtgaggtctcagattggcgagacgttacaagtggagtcccgcaggggtcagtccttggacctatactgtttctgatatatgtaaatgatctcatagagggtatagactcgttttttctcaatgtttgctgctgatggaaaaattatgaggaggattaagacagcaagaaactacaagatgacctagacaaactgcctctcatcacccccccccctccctgcctgcctctctcattTTCCGCTCCAACTCTGCTTTTCTACCTACTTCCTCTCTCCCTActaccctccctgcctctccccctccccccccccacccccacccatgaCTACTGCTGTTTACACTgagctgtgtgtttgtgtgatctCTTCCATGAATGAAATTTCGAGACTTATACATCTTTTTATAAAAATAATGTCCTTTTATCACATTCTTTGTTTAATTAAAAAAGGTTTCTCTTCCTCCCGtgggcatcccccccccccccccgccctcacaGACACTCCTGGAGGGACTCCCTTCAACTAGACAATGCTGGGCTAACTTCTTTTTTCCCCTGGCTTGGTCTTCCTTATTTTGTTCTCCTGCATCCTCGTGtatgtgtgttatatatatatatatatatatatatatatatatatatatatatatatatatatatatatatatatatatatatatatatatgcgaacaagcctgaatggtccccaggactatatgcgactgaaaactcacaccccagaagtgactcgaacccatactcccaggagcaacgcaactggtaactacagggcgccctgtagttacctgtAGTTACGCCCAGTAGTgtagatggtcaagcggattaaggcgccctgtagttaccagttgcgttgctcctgggagtatgggttcgagtcacttctggggtgtgagttttcagtcatatatatatatatatatatatatatatatatatatatatatatatatatatatatatatatatatatatatatatatatatatatataactttagaacactttcccaccaggagactcgaaccctagccagcacagaagccttccagcaactggcataacaggtacgccttaacccgctccaccaccagctcagacccttaaaagagatggtaatttcggagtatttaaatacaccaaagatcaccacctcccaatacaccactttggtgtatttaaatactccgaaattaccatctcttttaagggtctgagctggtggtggagcgggttaaggcgtacctgttatgccagttgctggaaggcttctgtgctggctagggttcgagtctcctggtgggaaagtgttctaaagttctatacttcactctcgtgtttaggagagttgtgccttatatatatatatatatatatatatatatatatatatatatatatatatatatatatatatatatatatgttgtacttagtagccagaacgtcgtactcggcctactattgttgttgttatagattcagccactcagaacaagttccaagcagcacgggctatggtgagcccgtagcttacctgtcacaggagcggtgctgtgtgtcctCAGCAGCGGATGGGTAAGTTTTTCCTCTACCtcctcataaccccccccccctcactagggccccactccccccccccctccactcaccACCCCATACATCCACTCCCAGCCCCGCCAACGTCCATGGCTGGGGACGGGCCTGTCCCCTCGACGCCTGACGGGGGCTAATGGACCGTCTGATGGACGAGGAATGCTCTCCTCTTAACGCTTCGAACACTTCCGTCCGGGCCATCTTTAGCAGCAGTTGTAGTCACAGTTTTATAATATTGGTAAAGACAAATGTTGTGGGAATAGAAGCTGAAGTATTGGTACTATGGCatagtggttgtgtttgtggtactgTGGCATAGTGGCTGTGTTTGTGGTACTGTGGCATAGTGGCTGTGTTTGTGGTACTATGGCatagtggttgtgtttgtggtactaTGGCATAGTGGCTGTGTTTGTGGTACTGTGGCatagtggttgtgtttgtggtactgtggcatagtggttgtgttgtggtactgtggcatagtggttgtgtttgtggtactaTGGCatagtggttgtgtttgtggtactgtggcatagtggttgtgtttgtggtactgtggcatagtggttgtgtttgtggtactgtggcatagtggttgtgtttgtggtactgtggcatagtggttgtgtttgtggtactgtggcatagtggttgtgttgtggtactgtggcatagtggttgtgtttgtggtactgtggcatagtggttgtgtttgtggtactgtggcatagtggttgtgtttgtggtactaTGGCatagtggttgtgtttgtggtactaTGGCatagtggttgtgtttgtggtactgtggcatagtggttgtgtttgtggtactgtggcatagtggttgtgtttgtggtactgtggcatagtggttgtgttgtggtactATGGCatagtggttgtgtttgtggtactgTGGCATAGaggttgtgtttgtggtactgtggcatagtggttgtgtttgtggtactaTGGCatagtggttgtgtttgtggtactaTGGCatagtggttgtgtttgtggtactgtggcatagtggttgtgtttgtggtactgtggcatagtggttgtgtttgtggtactaTGGCatagtggttgtgtttgtggtactgtggcatagtggttgtgtttgtggtactaTGGCatagtggttgtgtttgtggtactgTGGCATAGTGGCTGTGTTTGTGGTACTGTGGCATAGTGGCTGTGTTTGTGGTACTGTGGCATAGTGGCTGTGTTTGTGGTACTGTGGCatagtggttgtgtttgtggtactgTGGCATAGTGGCTGTGTTTGTGGTACTATGGCATAGTGGCTGTGTTTGTGGTACTGTGGCatagtggttgtgtttgtggtactgtggcatagtggttgtgtttgtggtactaTGGCatagtggttgtgtttgtggtactgTGGCATAGTGGCTGTGTTTGTGGTACTGTGGCATAGTGGCTGTGTTTGTGGTACTATGGCatagtggttgtgtttgtggtactgTGGCATAGTGGCTGTGTTTGTGGTACTATGGCATAGTGGCTGAAATTGAACAATAAGATTTTGTAACAATAATAAAATTACTcttaataataacaaataataacaTTAGTAATATTAGTCGGAGTAATGATAACAAAGTAGCATTAATAGTGGAAATAGTAGTAAAGTTTAACATGTTAAAGGACGTCTGGTATTTGAGGGTATGTTGTCCAGGCACAACACTGCTGTCTGGGGCTATATAAAGCCACGGTGGACCCGCGCACTATGTTGGTGTGTTCTATTCAACTGCTGGGAACaacagttgcaagtagcacgggctatggtgagcccgtagtggacttacctggcacaggagcggggctgatatACCTCATGCCTAGCAGTCGTTATATATCTCCTTCACCCGACCGAGACTCCGTCTCTTCCCAAAGCCATCCTCCTCCTGCTCTTGCTCCCCCGAACTCCAATATTTACCACAAACACTCGTAGAGCATTCGCCCAACTCCAGGTAAAGTGCAGGAAAAAATTCACCTAAATTAGGAATTCGAACCCCTCCCAGCAGAAGGGGTTCATGCTGGGAGGTTCTATGCTATCCAAGCATAGATCGCAAGTTCCTCCTCCCTTGCGAACGACAGATCGGTACCTTCCAATTGGTCAATTCTGGGAATTCAGACAAAAATTTCCCCCAGGAGTCGGTTCCATCTTGAGTTAAGGATTTTTCCCCTTTCTGTAGGTAATTCTTCAGTGAATTCGATACTGCTGAAGTTTTATTCCCTATCTGTAACTGCAATAATTCAccctattgccggaacaaccgtggacattttcaagagaaaactggactgttttctaagagaaattccggatcaaccgggctgtggtgggtatgtgggcctgcgggccgctccaagcaacagcctggtggaccaaactctcacaagtcaagcctggcctcgggccgggcttgtggagtagaagaactcccagaaccccatcaaccaggtatcaagcaggtaccctGAAATTCCGTTGAAGAAATTTACAAAACAATTTAAGTATTATTTGCATATCTTCCCTTTGTTTATTCGTGAAAATGACAGAACTCTGGATAAGTCTGACTTGAAGGGAACAAATAGTCCTTTGCTATATGTTATATTTGCAACACAGGAACTACAGCATTGTTCATCCTGCGCTCTCGAGTAATGCATtacattttgacgtcaaaattccCGATGGACAATATATGATGTTCTATAAATTATCCCGGCTCGCAAACATTCACGTTTTCAGCGCCTGGGTCACTCCGTTTGGTTTTGCTAGTTTAGGTTCGAGTGTTTTAATATAACATTTTCTGTCCATTGGTGCAGCTTGAGAGGACATCATGAATTGTTCTCCATAAAATTGGAAACCAAACTCGCTATTTTTCAAAAACTTTTCCAAGTGTGATTGGTCTCTAATCTTTACCCAGTGCTCTACTCCCtagtgtgcaggcgatgagtcacaataacgtggttaaagtatgttgaccagaccacacactagaaggtgaagggacgacgacgtttcggtcctcaaGAGGACACGAAacgattctcaatcgacttgagaatggtccagaacggaccgaaacgtcgtcgtcccttcaccttctagtgtgtggtctggtcaacatccctAGTGTGATTGGTCTCTAATCTTTACCAAGTGCTCTGCTCCCTCCTTTGTGTGGtggagctatatctgctgatttaagtgcttTTAAGTGCTGATTTTAAGTGCCAGTATCAAAGCTTTTCCCAAAACTACACTGAACACTCGTGCTACTAGCACTTTACACTTATTTATAAGTATGGAATTTCATGAGTCTGGACTCGAGGATAAGTGCATCTTGTAACTCTTAAATCTTGAAATTTTATCTTTGAAAATCTGCAGtgttcgtgttgatatcagttatattgtcAGGGGTTTGGATATGTTGTTAAACATATTCAACATATCATGTTGTTAAACATATCCAACATATCATTATGTtgttaaacatagcctcatacaaaATCTTTCAGGATtttactaatttctttgttgtcttcAATGTATGAACCTTTACTTGTAAGTCTTAGTCCAACAATGGCAAAAGTTTTTTACTTTGATTTTGCATATATGATTAAATATTTTGGATTGTCCTTTATTTAACTTGATGGCTTTcaatttaaattttaatttattaattttagTAGTATTTCTTCAGTCTCCCAGTTTAAATTACATTTTCTTTGTTGGGATAgttgtgtctgcttaagcattttctATATATTATTTTGGGTATCTTCTCTAGTGTCGTCTGCGTCGTAAGCTGACCCTCTTTCTGACCTTCCACGAAGGAATGTGTTTCGAGCAGACATTGTGTTCTTCGACAGTCAGTCGTGTTATTCCTTTCATTGGAGTTTATTTTACTTAAGACTATTTCCCGCGGGATGTGTTGCAAGctctatttatatattttttttcacattcagtcttcttacTATTAAAATGTAATTTATTGAATAACTCCTCTCGGTTGATATTTTTTGGGGGATATGTGTATTGATGTTAGTTTACACTTTAATGAACTTGTGATTTGAGTAGTATGTGTCTTAgattataatgttcctgattattttttcattgtttgggAAGATCAGATCAAAGAGTATTTTCGTTCCAAGTTGGCTCTATTGTGAACTGGCTGAGTTAAAATTTATCACAGAATCTCAATAGTTCAGAAACCTGTGGTTGGCTATTTGCAGGTTGACTTCCTGGTATTATGTTATTGTTTGCTAATTTCCGTCTGAGACTGAGCAGGTTGAAGTCTACAAGGAAGACAATATCTAGTATTGGAGTACCAGATTATCGAGGCTGTTCCCTGTAATGTTTATCTGCTGTGTGAATTGTTcaaccgttgcatctggcggtgtaTTAGACTAATAACTGATCACAGCCGCCTACACTTAGCACCACCACTTAGTCTAAATAATATGTTAACTTTGCTGTATGGCATTTAATACATAACTATAAACAGGTATACACAAATTTCATGTTTTACGGAAATTTTAATGCTCTGTACATACATGGAGTGTTGTGCTCTGCTGTACTGGCAGTATTGTATAGTACTCTGCTGTACAGGGCAGTGTATGTACAGTTTAAAACTATTTATCACGGATGGAGTTGAAGATGAAAGTATTCAAACAATTGTTGAGTATTCTGACATTGTAAATATAAGGTGTGAATTAAGGATAGATGGAattatttatgtaataatctccgttgagattATTACATAACAGGTCAGAGGTCTGTTGGTTCCCATCATTGAACCTGAGGCCTTAGTTCCCATCATTGAACCTGAGGCCTTAGTTCTCATCATTGAACCTCAGTACCACCTACACCGATCACCACCACTTACACTGAAGATCACAACCATGTGAACACTGACGAACACCTACACTGAACATCTGGGAGCACCCAGAACACTGCGTTCGAGCCACCGCATTGCTGCAATTGATTTTCTTATTGATGCATATCACGTTAGGGTAatatccatgtcgtagctcagtcgattaaggtagcgtctgggatgctctcggccgcaggttcgaatcctcgtcacggcccttgtggatttgttcgttaaggggatttgtgtgtgtgtgtgtgagagagagagagagagagagagagagagagagagagagagagagagagagagacttcttCATGGTCACTTCAGTAAGACAAAGCCTCAGATAATCACATTAATCACACAGCGACGGTCCAGCTCAGCGCGGGCCAAACAGCGATTAATTGACTCCCGTTTTGTACATCCACTTGGATTGGTCGTTAGAGCGACGGCCTATCTTGCATAGTAGCGTGCAAGGTATTCTTGcatggtcggcgttcgatccccgatggtccaagtagttgggcacttgGACCAATCTTTACTGTAGTCTTCctattctagctccttgtcctcatatcccagttccttcgcctcatatcccagttccttggcctcatatcccagctccttgccctgatataccagctccttgtcttcatatcccagctccttgtcctcatatcccagctccttgtcctcatatcccagttccttggcctcatatcccagttccttggcctcatatcccagctccttgtcttcatatcccagctccttgtcctcatatcccagttccttgtcctcatatcccagctccttgtcctcatatcccagctccttgtcttcatatcccagctccttgtcttcatatccctgtTCCTtgcccctcatatcccagctccttggcctcatatcccagctccttggcctcatatcccagctccttgtcttcatattccagttccttgtcttcatatcccagctccttgtcctcatatcccagctccttctcctcatatcctagttccttgtcttcacatcccagttccttgtcttcatatcccagctccttgttttcatatcccagctccttgttttcatatcccagctccttggcctcatatcccagctctttctcctcatatcccagctccttatcttccttctaagtgc
This genomic stretch from Procambarus clarkii isolate CNS0578487 chromosome 22, FALCON_Pclarkii_2.0, whole genome shotgun sequence harbors:
- the LOC138367527 gene encoding protein SPT2 homolog, translated to MVPVALGPPRPITQVALGPPRPITQVALGPPRPITQVALGPPRPITQVALGPPRPITQVALGPPRPITQVALGPPRPITQVALGPPRPITQVALGPPRPITQVALGPPRPITQVALGPPRPITQVALGPPRPITQVALGPPRPITQVALGPPRPITQVALGPPRPITQVALGPPRPITQVALGPPRPITQVALGPPRPITQVRGLLVPIIEPEALVPIIEPEALVLIIEPQYHLHRSPPLTLKITTM